Genomic segment of Paenibacillus sp. FSL R5-0623:
GAGTAATGCAAGAACATGATTATGTATATCACCATGCCGTACTGAGTGCGATTACATCCTATCAACTGGCTCAATGGATCGATCTCCCCTCCAAGGATTGGATGCAAGTGGCTTTTGCAGGTTTGTTCCATGATATTGGTAACAACAAGGTAGATCCGCAGATTCTCCATAAACCATCCACGTTGACGGCTGCAGAGCAGGAAGAGATTCGTCAGCATACGAAATATGGTTATCAGATCCTTAAACAGGCAAGGGCCATTAATGAGGGAGCCAGACTTGCAGCTTTGCAGCATCATGAAAAAGTGGATGGATCAGGCTACCCGTTGCAGCTTAGTGGGACGCAGATTCATATTTATGCGAAGATTGTAGCTATCGCTGATATTTTCCACGCCATGACGCTGGAGAAGATCTACCGCAAGGCACAATCACCATACCTAGTCCTAGAACAGATCCAAAGTGAGGCATTTGGGAAATTGGACCCTGCAATCGTAAGTGTATTTGTTCAACGGTCGACCCAGATCCATAATGGCATCCGAGTAAAACTCAGCAATAACCAAATTGGAGAGATCGTATTCTCTGATCGAGATCATCCTACACGGCCTATGGTGTCAGTAGAAGGAACCATCATTAATCTGATGCAGCAACGGCAGCTTCACATCCAAGAGGTTATCGGATAACAATAGATATTAAAGTAACTTGATGAGAGAGCCTTTCTTTTATAGAGAGGCCTTTTACGTGAGATAAATGTGGAAATGTAGAAAAACCAGAAAGATTATAGAGTTATATATAATTACTCAAAAAAAGACTTGCATTCAATATCTGTACATGGTATATTCTAATTCCGGCCAAGAAAACACGGTTTACACGGTGCGGCAAGCAAATGAAATAAGCTTCGAAAGAAACTTAAAAAAGAGCTTGCTAAGTTGGTTCGGAAGTGTTATGATATAAAAGTTGCTGAGGAGAACAACGCTTGGTAACAAAACAAGTTTGATCTTTGAAAACTGAACAACGAGTGAGTAAACATTCTGCTTGCAGAATGAACGCGAAAGTTTGAAACAAGCCTTGGCTTGAATCGACTGGAGCACAAATGAGATTTTTAATCTCGTCAGATTCAAAATGAGCTTATCGCTCTTTTCAATACTTTATTGGAGAGTTTGATCCTGGCTCAGGACGAACGCTGGCGGCATGCCTAATACATGCAAGTCGAGCGGACTTGAAGAGAAGCTTGCTTCTCTGATGGTTAGCGGCGGACGGGTGAGTAACACGTAGGCAACCTGCCCTCAAGTTTGGGACAACTACCGGAAACGGTAGCTAATACCGAATAATTGTTTTCTTCGCCTGAAGGAAACTGGAAAGACGGAGCAATCTGTCACTTGGGGATGGGCCTGCGGCGCATTAGCTAGTTGGTGGGGTAACGGCTCACCAAGGCGACGATGCGTAGCCGACCTGAGAGGGTGATCGGCCACACTGGGACTGAGACACGGCCCAGACTCCTACGGGAGGCAGCAGTAGGGAATCTTCCGCAATGGGCGAAAGCCTGACGGAGCAATGCCGCGTGAGTGATGAAGGTTTTCGGATCGTAAAGCTCTGTTGCCAGGGAAGAACGCTTGGGAGAGTAACTGCTCTCAAGGTGACGGTACCTGAGAAGAAAGCCCCGGCTAACTACGTGCCAGCAGCCGCGGTAATACGTAGGGGGCAAGCGTTGTCCGGAATTATTGGGCGTAAAGCGCGCGCAGGCGGTCATTTAAGTCTGGTGTTTAATCCCGGGGCTCAACCCCGGATCGCACTGGAAACTGGGTGACTTGAGTGCAGAAGAGGAGAGTGGAATTCCACGTGTAGCGGTGAAATGCGTAGATATGTGGAGGAACACCAGTGGCGAAGGCGACTCTCTGGGCTGTAACTGACGCTGAGGCGCGAAAGCGTGGGGAGCAAACAGGATTAGATACCCTGGTAGTCCACGCCGTAAACGATGAGTGCTAGGTGTTAGGGGTTTCGATACCCTTGGTGCCGAAGTTAACACATTAAGCACTCCGCCTGGGGAGTACGGTCGCAAGACTGAAACTCAAAGGAATTGACGGGGACCCGCACAAGCAGTGGAGTATGTGGTTTAATTCGAAGCAACGCGAAGAACCTTACCAGGTCTTGACATCCCTCTGACCGGTACAGAGATGTACCTTTCCTTCGGGACAGAGGAGACAGGTGGTGCATGGTTGTCGTCAGCTCGTGTCGTGAGATGTTGGGTTAAGTCCCGCAACGAGCGCAACCCTTATATTTAGTTGCCAGCACTTCGGGTGGGCACTCTAGATAGACTGCCGGTGACAAACCGGAGGAAGGTGGGGATGACGTCAAATCATCATGCCCCTTATGACCTGGGCTACACACGTACTACAATGGCCGGTACAACGGGCTGCGAAATCGCGAGATGGAGCCAATCCCAACAAAGCCGGTCTCAGTTCGGATTGCAGGCTGCAACTCGCCTGCATGAAGTCGGAATTGCTAGTAATCGCGGATCAGCATGCCGCGGTGAATACGTTCCCGGGTCTTGTACACACCGCCCGTCACACCACGAGAGTTTATAACACCCGAAGTCGGTGGGGTAACCGCAAGGAGCCAGCCGCCGAAGGTGGGATAGATGATTGGGGTGAAGTCGTAACAAGGTAGCCGTATCGGAAGGTGCGGCTGGATCACCTCCTTTCTATGGAGAATCGTTTCCTGCAACGGAAACATTCAAATATGCAGCTTAGCTGCAAAACACTCACTCGTTGCTCAGTTTTGAGAGCTCAAACTCTCAAACAGCTTGCTTTTGCATGGAGCTTGTTCTTTGAAAACTAGATATCGAAACGAAACAAACGCGAATTAGAACATTCCTTTTTAGCTGAACTTGTGCAAACAAGTCAAGTGTATAAAGGTAGTTAAATTGCTTTTGTGATGGTATCGGGTGAGAGCGACTTTTGGCTTTGCGCAAGCAAAACAAGGGAAGCGAGCGACCGAAACCGGAACAAAATGGTTAAGCTACTAAGAGCACACGGAGGATGCCTAGGCGCTAGGAGCCGATGAAGGACGTGGCGAACAACGAAACTGCCTCGGGGAGCTGTAAGCAAGCTTTGATCCGGGGGTGTCCGAATGGGGAAACCCAGCTGGGGTAATTTCCAGTTACTCATAACTGAATACATAGGTTATGTAGAGGCATACCAGGGGAACTGAAACATCTAAGTACCCTGAGGAAGAGAAAACAATAGTGATTCCGTCAGTAGCGGCGAGCGAACGCGGAGAAGCCCAAACCAGAGAGCTTGCTCTTTGGGGTTGTGGGACGTCTCACATGGAGTTACAAAGGAACCGGTTAAGCGAAGAGGTCTGGAAAGGCCCGCCAAAGAAGGTAAAAGCCCTGTAGTTGAAAGTCTGTTCCCTCCGAGACGGATCCCGAGTAGTGCGGGGCACGTGAAACCCCGTATGAATCCGGCAGGACCATCTGCCAAGGCTAAATACTTCCTAGCGACCGATAGTGAAGC
This window contains:
- a CDS encoding HD-GYP domain-containing protein, coding for MGLITLSEVKPGLKLGSDVQTLRGNVLLQKGKVILPKDMEVLKAFMIQQVDIEQERTVSSSTGTKGASVSAGSSANDNNGERAGKTGNVTTAPVVTSLQDEYEKMVGLTKNSFLSSLAAELPVYELRTQLESVFAHLKQYNVLTFSPRVMQEHDYVYHHAVLSAITSYQLAQWIDLPSKDWMQVAFAGLFHDIGNNKVDPQILHKPSTLTAAEQEEIRQHTKYGYQILKQARAINEGARLAALQHHEKVDGSGYPLQLSGTQIHIYAKIVAIADIFHAMTLEKIYRKAQSPYLVLEQIQSEAFGKLDPAIVSVFVQRSTQIHNGIRVKLSNNQIGEIVFSDRDHPTRPMVSVEGTIINLMQQRQLHIQEVIG